GTGGACAACGGCAACGGCACGACCACCCTGGACTGGACCGGTGACGCCACCATGCGCGGCCCGGTCGCCACGGTCGGCGGCCGCCTGCTGGACGCGCAGGCGCAGAAGCTGATCTCCAAGACCTTCGAGAACATGAGCGCGCACGTCGGTGCGTCCGGCAGCACGCTGGCCTGAATGACGGTCTGGCAGCCGTGCAGGACAGCCCCGTGACCCGCCGCCCCGTGACGCAGGGTTCTGTGACGCAGGGTCCTGTGACGCAGGCGCCTGCGGCGGGGCTAGCCGCTGTCCTGTTCGCTGCTGGCCCGCTCACTGCTGGCCCGTTCGCTGCTGGGCAGGGCCAGCGGGGCGCGCAGCGGCTCGGCGCGGATCAGGCCGTGCGGCGAGACGCTCAGCACGCGCTGTTCGGCCAGGGTCCACAGGGCGCGGTGCACGCTCATCTCGGTCGCGGCGTCCCCGCGCGGCGCGAGGCGGTCGAGCAGGGCGGTGTAACGCAGTTCGGTGTCCGGCGCGCCGCCCGCCCAGGGGGTCACGGCGACCACGGCGCTCAGCACCTGCCGCTGCGCGGGCGTCTGGGCCAGGGCCAGCAGGCGCTCGCGGTTGCGGATGCGGGCCACGCGGGCCTCGCGTTCCGCGCGGCGGCGGGCCAGCACGGCCAGCGCTTCCGGGTCGGGGCGGGTGTCCTGCGCGGCGCGGCGTTCGGTGATCAGGCGTTCCAGGCGGGCGTCGGCGCGTTCGCCCAGGCGGGTGCGGGCCTCGGTTCCGGCGGCGCGCAGGCGTTCGGCGGCGCTGTCGACCGGGCCGCGCAGCGCGCTGCTGGCGGCCTGCCGGGCGGCCTTCACGGGGTCGCGTTCGGTGGGGTCGGTGTCGGTCAGGGCGCGGCCCAGGCGGATCAGGGTGTTCAGTGTGCGGCCAGTCTTGCTGCGGCTCATGGGGCCTCCGGGAGTGCGGTGGGGGTGGGGTGGGCGTGCGCCCGTGAATGCGCCCAGTCTGCCGCAGCCGCGCGTGACTTTCATCCGCCGGGGGGTGCCGTTCCCTTTACGTGTCGCGGCCCGCTCGCGTGCCGGGCGGCCGACGCAACGAGGGCGCGCCGCCCGGCTCCTTTCGGAGGGGGCGGCGCGCAGGTTGACCTTTCCCGCTGGGGGGCCTTCAGTGGCTGTTCAGGCGGCGCTGGAGGAACGGGCGGGCGTTTCGGGGACGCGCTGGGGGGCCAGGGCGACGTTCCGGCGCTCGGCGCGGGCGGCGGCCGGAGCGGGCAGCAGGGCGCCCATGGCGAGGCTCATCAGGGCGGTCAGGGCGACGGCCATCCACAGCATGCTGGCCTCGGTGGGGTCCAGCAGGACGGTCAGGACCATCAGGGGCGCAGCGATCACGCCGTGCGCCAGGGCGGGCAGGACGATGTTCCCGCCGCTGCGGTGCGCCTGCGCGAAGCGGCGCCCGAAGTGCAGGCCGGAGAACAGGGCGATCAGGGCGCAGAGCAGCAGGGGAAAGGTCATGCTGGAACCCTACGCGCCGGACTCTCACCGTCCCGTCACCGGCCCCGCCACTCCCGAACATTAAGATCGCGGCCCGAACCGGATGGAGCCGCGCCAGGAGAGAGAAACATGTCTTGTAAGAATTGCTGTCATACGGATTCCGTTTATTTCGTTGACAGATCGGAACACCACCGATCTGTCAACTCCACGTCCGGAATCCGTTTTGCTCCTACTCGCTCCGCTCGGATTGAATGGCTTATCAAGCCATTCAATCGGAGTCCGTATCAGACGCTCACGCCGCGCCTCACCCCCCCCGCCGACATGAGGGTCGCGTGAACGCCGCGCTGCCCACGCCCGCCGACCTGCAAGCCGCTTTCCTGGCACGCGGGTACGTGGCCGACGACGCCCTGGCGACCGCGCTGCGGCTGGTCGTGGCGCTCGGCAAGCCGCTGCTGCTGGAAGGTCCGGCCGGGGTCGGGAAGACCGAGGCCGCCAAGACGCTGGCCGCCACGCTGGGCACGCGCCTGATCCGCCTGCAATGCTACGAGGGCCTGGACGCGCAGTCGGCGCTGTACGAGTGGAACTACGCGCGCCAGTTGCTGCACCTGCGGGCCGCCGAGCTGGGCGGGCAGGGCGGCGTGACCGACGAGGACCTGTACAGCGAACGCTTCCTGATGGCGCGTCCGCTGCTGCAGGCGATCCGCGAGGAGCAGGCTCCCGTGCTGCTGATCGACGAGGTGGACCGCGCCGACGACGCCTTCGAGGCGTTCCTGCTGGAACTGCTGGCCGAGTGGCAGATCACCGTGCCGGAACTGGGAACCATCGAGGCCCGCACGCGCCCGCACGTGATCCTGACCAGTAACCGCTCGCGGGAACTGAGTGATGCGCTGCGCCGCCGCTGCCTGTACCACTGGACCGAGTACCCCAGCCGCGCGCAGGAACTGGCGATCGTGCACGCGCGCCTGCCCGGCGTGAACGAGACGCTGGCGCAGCAGGTCACGAACGCCGTGCACGCCCTGCGCGCGCTGCCGCTGGGCAAACCGCCGGGCGTGGCGGAAACGCTGGACTGGGCGGCGGCGCTGGTCAGCCTGCACGCCGATCACCTGGACGCCCCCGGCATCCGCGCGACGCTGGGCGCGGTCCTGAAACTGCGGGAGGATCAGCTGCTGGCCGCGCCGACGTTGCAGGGGCTGGCGGCGCAGGCGGCGGCGGGCCACCAGTCGGGCGCGTGAGCGGGTTGGGGGTCATCCCGCCGGACCTGGCGTCGCAGGTGTCGGCGTTCACGGCGCGGCTGCGCGACCGGCACGGTTTCCTGATCGGGCCGGGTGAGACGGCCGACGCGCTGCGCGCGCTGGGCGCGGTGGACGTGCTGGAGCGGCGCGAGGTGCGCGGGGCGCTGCGGGCGGTCCTGAGTGCCAGCCCCGAGCAGTTGCGGCTGTTCGACCTGGAATTCAACGCCTTCTTCCGGGTGGAGGGCGCGGCGCAGCCGAAACTGCCGCCCCTGCTGCCGGAAACGAAAGCGCCGGGAGGCGAGGAGCAGACCGACGCCGGGCCGCCTCCCCCACCGCAGCCGGGCCAGCGGCCCGCACCTAAACCCACCCGCGCGCCCGCCCCGGACGACACGCCGGACCCGGACGAGGACGCGCCGGACAGTCAGGCGCCGGGGCAACCGCTGGACGGCGACGATACCGCCCCGCCGGACGACGCGGCCGTGCCCAGCCTGCGCGCCCGCCTGAGCCCGAACGCCGCGCCGGGACAGGCCGTGCAGGCGGGCGGCGACGACCTGCCGGACCTGCTGCGGGCCGCGTCGGCGCTGGTGCGGTCCCTGCACCTGGGCCGCGCGCGCCGCCTGAAACCGCAGGCCAACCGGGGACCGAAACTGGACGCCCGCCGCACCCTGCGGGCCGCCGCCCGCACCGCCGGGGACGCCACGCTGCTGCGCTGGCTGGGCCGCCCGCGCCGCGCGCCGCGCTTCCTGCTGGTGATCGACGGGAGCCGCTCGATGGGCACTGACGCCACGCTGCTGCTGCGCTTTGCGCAGGCGCTGCACCTGCGCTCGCGGCGGGTGGAGGTGTACGCGTTCAGTACCGGCCTGACCCGCCTGACCCCCGCGCTGCGCCGCGCCGCGCCGGGCGCCCCGCTGAGCCTGCTGGACCTGGGGGAAGCCTGGGGCGGCGGCACCCGCATCGGCGAGAACCTGCTGCGACTGGCGCGCGAGGAACGCGCCCGCGTGAACCGCGACACGCTGGTCCTGATCCTCAGTGACGGGCTGGATACCGGCGAGCCCGCGCTGGTCAGCCGGGCGCTGCGGGACCTGCGCGCGCAGGCAGGACAGGTGGTGTGGCTCTCGCCGCTGGCGGCCCTGCCGGGCTACCAGCCGGTGCAGCGGGCGATCATGGCGGCCCTGCCGTTCCTGGACGCGCTGCTGCCGGTGGGCGGCGCGGCCGACCTGCACGCCCTGCCGCGCCGCCTGAAGACCGCGCGCCGCTGACGCGGGCCGCCCCGACCAGCGCGCCGTAAGGGTCTCGCAAGGGGCCGTGTGTTGAAATCGTGCCATGAAGCGATCCCTCACCGCTGACCACACGGATTCCCCACGCCGGGCCACGCGCGGCTGGCGCACCCCGGCGCTGCTGCTGGCGGCGTCGCTGCTGCTGGCCTCCTGCGGCGGGACGGGCGCGCCCTCGACCGGCGGCGTGACCCCCGGCACGGGCGGGAACGTCACGCCGGGCGCGCTGGCCGTCAGCGTGGAGAGCGTGCCGGTCGCCGGGGCGTTCGCGCAGAGCGGCACCCTGCGCGTCAGTGGCGTGTCACCGGCCGGTGTGGGCGCAGCCCTCGCGGCCGGGCAGGCGGGCGCGCAGCTGAGTGTGGGCACCCCGGTCGCCAGTGGCAGCGACACCCTGCTGCCCGTCACGCTGGGCGGCGCGGCCCTCGCCTCGGGCGGGTCGGTGCAGCTGACCGTGAGTGCCGGAACGCGCCAGCAGACCCTGACCGTGACCGTGCTGGGCAGCGCGGCGCACCCCATCCCGGCGGGCGGCGCGGCGGGCGCGGCGTACTTCGCCAGCGCCGCCCGCACGCAGGGCCAGCAGGTGCTGCTGCGCGCGCCCGCCAGCGCCGACGAGGCCTCGCGGCACAGCCTGATGCGCTTCGACGCGGCGGACACCACCTTCACGCCCGTGGCGTTCCCGGTCACGGGCTTCGAGACCATCACCAGTCACGCCGTCAGCGGCACAGACGTGTGGGCAGCGGTGCGCGGCGTGAGTGCCGAGGGCAGTTTCCTGCTGCGGCGCGGCGCGGACGGCCGCACCCAGCGGTTCCTGGCAGGCACGGTCGAGACGCTGAACAACCTGCTGACCCTCCCGGACGGCCGCGTGGCGTTCACGGCGTACGGGCAGCCGCAGGTGCTGCTGCTGGACCCGGTGAGCGGCGCGGTCAGCCGCGTGCCCACAGACGGCGCGCCCGACAGCGCCGCGCTGGGCGCGGACGGCCTGCTGTACTTCACGCGGCGCGGCGACGCCCCGGCGGTCGTGCAACTGAACCCGGCCAGCGGGCAGTCCCGCGCGTTCCCGGTCGGCACGCCCGGCGTGAGCGTGCCCGTCCACCTGAACGCCGCGCCGGACGGCACGCTGTGGTTCACGGAATCCCGCACCGGCAGCCTCTGGAACCTCGACCCGGTCAGCGGCAAGCAGCGCAGCGTGACCCTGCCCACCGGCACGAACGCCCGCGCGGGCGAGGTCGCCGTGGCCCCCGACGGGACCGTCTGGGCGGCCGACACCGCGCGCGGCGACCTGCTGCGCGTCCGGCCGGGCGACACCCGCGCCGTCAGCATCGACCTGCCTGCCGTGACCGGCGGAGGCCCCCGCGCCCTGACCGTCGCGGCTAGCGGCACCCTCTGGTTCGAGACGGGCGGCCAGCTCGGACAGATCCGCTAAAACCGTTGATGGTCAAAGGTTGATGGTTGATGGAGGGCAGCGACTTCCTCCATCAACCATCACCTTTCAACCATCAACTCCTTGTACGGATTCCGTCTGTTTCGCTGACAGATCGGAACACCACCGATCTGCCAGCTCCACGCCCGGAACCCGCTTCGACTCCTACTCGCTCCGCTCGGATTGAACGGCTTTATAAGCCATTCAATCGGAGTCCGTATTACAGGTCGCGGCGGCTGAAGCGGTACATGCCTCCCAGGACGGCCAGGACGGTCAGGGCGACGGCCCAGACGACCAGACCGGCGGCGATGGGGGCGTTGGCGAAGAAGGGGTTCGCGCCGCGTGAGGCCTCGCTGATCTGGAGGGCCACCTCGGGTTGCAGGTGGTAACTGGCGCCCAGCCACAGGGCGTTGGTGGGCATCAGGGCGTTCGCGGCGCGGCCCAGGGTGGTCAGGGTGGGCGTGTCCGCGAACGTGCCAATGGACCCCAGGATGCCGCCCGTGAAGCCCACGCCGTACAGCACGAACACGCCGATGCCGTTGGCAAGCGTGGTGAACAGCGTGCTGCCCAGCACGGTCAGGCCGGTCAGCAGCAGCGTGGACAGCAGGATCAGGCCGGTCGCGGCGAGCGGGGCGGGCGGCAGGTAGCCGGTGATGGCGTACACGCCGCCGAGCAGTCCGGCGCTCAGCAGGGCCACGTACCCGAGGTTCACGGCGCTGAAGCCCAGCCAGCGCCCCAGCACCAGTTGCGCGCGGCTGATGGGCCGGGCGATGACGCTCTGCATGACGCCGTTCTCGATGTCGCCGCTGACGGCGCCCACCGTGGACAGCACGGCCATCAGGGACCCCAGGAAGTACACGAGGTACATGCCGAACATGGCCGAGTAGATGACGGGCAGGTTCGACGCGCCGTTCAGGCTGCGGCCGTCCAGTCCGGCCTCCAGGGACCGCTCGTCCAGGGTGCCTTCCAGCCGCACGATGCCGTACAGGTAGAAGCCCAGGAACAGCGCGGTCAGCAGCAGCAGCACGCTCACGAGGCGTTTACGGACCGCCTCGCGCAGCGAGAGTTCCGCGATCAGCAGGGCGTTACGCATGGGCGGCCCCCTGGCCCAGGCGGGCGGTGCGGGCGCTGCTGTCCGGGGTGTCCTCGATCAGGTCCAGGAACATGGTCTCCAGGTCCGGGCGGCGCGGGTTCAGGGCGTACAGGCGCGCCCCGGCGGCGTGAATGGCACTGGCGACGGCGGGAATGGCGTCCTCGTGGTCCAGCCACAGTTCCACGTCGGCGCGGCCCGGCGTGTTCGTGTCGGTGTGGCGCAGTTCGCCCAGGCCCGAGAGGGTGTCCAGCAGGCCCGGCGGCAGGTGGTCCACGCGCACGTCCAGCGGCAGGACGCCGCCCATCAGTTCGCGCATGCTGCCCTGCTGCAGCACGCGGCCCTGTTTCACGAACGCCACGCGGTCGCAGACCTGCTCGACTTCCGACAGCAGGTGAGAGTTCAGGAACACGGCTGTGCCCTCGCCGCGCAGCCGCTCGATGATCTCGCGCACCTCGACCCGCCCGATGGGGTCCAGGGCGCTGGTCGGTTCATCCAGGAACACCAGCGCCGGGCGGGCCAGGATCGCTCCGGCCAGCCCGGCGCGCTGCAACATGCCCTTGGAGTACCCGCCCAGGTTCTCGCCGCCGCGCCCGCCCAGCCCGACGGTTTCCAGCACCTGCGGGATGCGGGCGCTCAGTTCGGCGGCCTTCAGGCCTGCCAGCCGCCCGTGAAACCGCAGGAATTCCTCGGCGGTCATCCAGGTCTGAAAGCGGAACTGTTCGGGCAGGAAGCCCAGGCGGGCGCGCACGGCCGGGTCGTGCGGACTGCCGCCCAGGACCTGCACGCGCCCGCCCGTGGGGTGCACGAGGCCCAGCAGCATCTTCACGGTGGTGCTTTTCCCGGCGCCGTTCGGGCCGAGGAACCCGAACACCTCGCCCGGCGGGACGGTCAGGGTCAGGCTCTCCACTACGGCCCGGCCCCGGTACTCCTTGCGCAGTTCCTGCGTTTCGATGGCGTTCACACGTTTCAGCATAGGCGCGCGCCGCCCGCCGGATCGTCAGTCTTTCTGCGGACGTTCTGCGGCGTGCCCCTGATACGGACTCCGATTGAATGGCTTTATAAGCCATTCAATCCGAGCGGAGCGAGTAGGAGCAAAACGGATTCCGGACGTGGAGTTGACAGATCGGTGGTGTTCCGATCTGTCAACGAAATAAACGGAATCCGTATGAGAGCCGGTCGACTGCGCGCAGCGGGGGGGGCGGCCGGGGGGGGCGACCACAGGGACTTCACGGAATCTTGATGCGCCGCCCATCAGAATCAGGGACAATGCCTGTCATGTCCGCCTCCGCCCCGTTTGACGCCGGGACCCTGCGACTGCCTGAGAACCTCCCCCCGGAGCTGCTCAGGCAGTGGCAATCGGCGGCCGACGACCGCGAGCGGGCGCAGGCGCTGACCGGCATGGCGCGCTTCATGCGGGACTCGTCGATGCGCGCCGCGCAGCAACTGGGCGAGGCGGCCCTGGAACTGGCCATGCAGGCCGGCGCGCCCGAGGAAGCCACCCTGGCCCTGGTCGGCCTGGGGTTCGTGGCGGCGCACCTGAACCAGCCGGACCGCTCGCAGGAGAGCGTGGCGCGCGCCACCGAACTGATTCACGAGCACGGCCTGAGTCACCTGCGGTCGTCGGTGGTGAACGTGCGCGCCCTGACGCAGATGCTGATCGGCGACATGAACAGCGCCCGGCAGGATCTGCAGGAAGCCCTGAGCACTGCGCAGCAGGAAGGCGATCCGGGCGACATCGGGAACGCCCTCGTGAACCTGGGGTGGCTGGCGAACAGCGCGGGCGACCCCGGCGAGGCCCTGCACCAGCTGAACCTGCTCGAAGAGCACATTCATACCCTCAGCGACGCGGACATCATCCATGACCTGAACAACTACCTGCACGAGAACCGCGCGGCCGCGTACGTGCTGCTGGCCCGCCGCGCCCGCGACCGGGGCCGCCCGGAAGCGGCGGAGCAGGCGGCCCGCCAGGGCCTGATGGTCCTGCGCGCCGCCACGGCGTCCCTGCGCACCCACCCCAGCCTGACCACCGAGGTGCTGTGTCACGCGCACGAGAGCGCCCTGCACCTGCTGCTGGGCAACCTGAGCGGCGCCCAGCAGGCCGCCGACCGGGCCGCCGCCATGAACAGCGACCTCGACCAGCAGCTGTACATCGAGGTGCCCATGTGCCTCGCGGAACTGCACGAGGCGCAGGGCGACCCGGCCGCCGCCCTCGCCGACTACCACCGCGCGCTGAGCATCGTCCGCAGCCAGAAACGCCACCGGGACACGCAGGTGATCCTGCGCGCCATGGCCGCCCTGCACGAACGCGCCGGGCAGTACCCGCAGGCGCTTCAGGTCCTGCGGGACGCCCTTCAGGACACCCAGGACGCCCTGGAACGCGTGAACACAGCCGCCCAGCGCCACCTGTCCCTGGCCCACGACCTGCAACAGGCCCGCCAGGACGCCAGTTCCTGGCAGGACCGCCTGCGGCACGCCGAAACCCAGGCCCGCCAGGACCCGCTGACCGGCCTGCTCAACCGCCGGGGCCTGGAAGAAGGCCTGCCCGCCCTGACCGGAAACGGCGACGCCCTGCTGGCCGCCCTGTTCCTGGACATCGATCACTTCAAACGCGTGAACGACCGGCACTCCCACGCCGGGGGTGACCGGGCGTTGCAGGGCGTCGCGCAGGTACTCCGGGCGCAGCTGACCCGCTGGCCCCACGCCCTCCTGGCCCGTTACGGCGGCGAGGAATTCGTGCTGATCACGCCCGTCACGGACGCCGCGCAGGCCCACGCGCTGGCCGAAGCCTGCCGCCGCGCCGTGGCCGCCCACGACTGGACTGCGCTGCTGCCCGGCACGAACCTGACCGCCAGCGTCGGGTACGCCGTCGAACCCGGCGAACGCCTGCCCGAGGCGCTCTCGCAGGCCGACGAGCACCTGTACCGCGCCAAACGCGCCGGCCGCAACCGCGTGTACCCACCCAGCGACTGATCCGGACACCGCTGGGAGCCAGGGCGCGGGGAGCGGGAGCAAAACCGGCGGCCCGCCTCCGGGGTGGAGGGGGCCGCGCGGACAGACGCCGCGATCAGCGGGTCAGGATTGTTTCGATCTGTTCGATCACGTCGCTGCTCAGGCGCACGCCGGCGGCCTTGACGGTGTCCTCGATCTGCTGGACTTTCGTGGCGCCCGTGATGACGCTGCTCACGCCTTTCTGACGCAGGATCCATGCGAGGGCCAGTTGCGCGCGGGTGATGTTCAGGTCGTCGGCGATGGCTTTCAGGTCGCGGACCTTCTGGATGTTCTCGTCGGTCAGGAAGTTCTTGCCCCAGTTTTCCTTCTCGGTCAGGCGGGCGCCCTCGGGTTTGCCGTCGTCGTACTTGCCGGTCAGCAGGCCCATGGCGAGCGGGCTCCAGACGACCAGGCCCACGCCGGCCGTCTCGGTGTACGGCAGGATCTCCTTCTCGACGCGGTCGCGGCGGATCATGGAGTACTCGGGCTGCTCGGTGATGGGCGCGTGCAGGCCGTTCGCGCGGGCGAACTCGACCGCCTGGGCGATGCGCGCGGCGGGCCACATGCTGGTCCCCCAGTACAGGGCCTTGCCGTCACGGATGACCTGATCGAAGGCCATGACGATCTCTTCCATGGGCACGTCGGGGTCGTAACGGTGAGCGAAGTACACGTCGAGGTGGTCGGTGCCCAGGCGTTTCAGGCTGCCGTCGATGCTGTGCAGGATGTGCTTGCGGCTCAGGCCCCGGTCGTTCACGTCGTCGCTCATGGGCCAGTACACCTTGGAGCTGATGACCAGCGTGTGGCGCGGCAGTTCGCGCAGCACGTTGCCCATCAGTTCCTCGCTGCGGCCCCTGGCGTAGATGTCGGCCTGATCGAAGAAGTTCACGCCGCCGTCGTACGCGGCGGTGACGATGTCGCGCACCATCTGCTGCTCGTTCACGCCGACGCCGTACGTTTCCCAGCCGCCCAGGGCGACTTCGCTGACTTTCAGACCGCTCTTGCCGAGGTTCCGGTATTCCATGCGGGACACTTTATCGGGTAAAGCATGAGCCGTCCGTCAGGTGAAGTCAACATAAAGAAAGGCTCATCACCTTCCGGGTCGCCTGTGCGTCCGGGCTGCGTTCAGGCAGGCGCGGCCTCTGTCTCCGACTGCGGATCGAAGCTGTCCCGCGCCCGCTCGACCAGCGTCAGGATGTCGTACGTGGCGACCAGCGCGCCGTCCTGGTTGGTGATCTCGCTGCGCCACTCGACCACACCGGTCGGGCGGGTCTCGCCGGGGCGCAGGTCCTTGCGGATCTTGCGTTTGCAGGTCAGCCGCGTGCGGATGGTGTCCCCGATCCCCACAGGCTCGATGAAGCGCAGGTTCTCCAGGCCGTAGTTCGCCAGCACCGGCCCCGGCGCGGGCG
Above is a genomic segment from Deinococcus seoulensis containing:
- a CDS encoding AAA family ATPase → MNAALPTPADLQAAFLARGYVADDALATALRLVVALGKPLLLEGPAGVGKTEAAKTLAATLGTRLIRLQCYEGLDAQSALYEWNYARQLLHLRAAELGGQGGVTDEDLYSERFLMARPLLQAIREEQAPVLLIDEVDRADDAFEAFLLELLAEWQITVPELGTIEARTRPHVILTSNRSRELSDALRRRCLYHWTEYPSRAQELAIVHARLPGVNETLAQQVTNAVHALRALPLGKPPGVAETLDWAAALVSLHADHLDAPGIRATLGAVLKLREDQLLAAPTLQGLAAQAAAGHQSGA
- a CDS encoding VWA domain-containing protein, which gives rise to MSGLGVIPPDLASQVSAFTARLRDRHGFLIGPGETADALRALGAVDVLERREVRGALRAVLSASPEQLRLFDLEFNAFFRVEGAAQPKLPPLLPETKAPGGEEQTDAGPPPPPQPGQRPAPKPTRAPAPDDTPDPDEDAPDSQAPGQPLDGDDTAPPDDAAVPSLRARLSPNAAPGQAVQAGGDDLPDLLRAASALVRSLHLGRARRLKPQANRGPKLDARRTLRAAARTAGDATLLRWLGRPRRAPRFLLVIDGSRSMGTDATLLLRFAQALHLRSRRVEVYAFSTGLTRLTPALRRAAPGAPLSLLDLGEAWGGGTRIGENLLRLAREERARVNRDTLVLILSDGLDTGEPALVSRALRDLRAQAGQVVWLSPLAALPGYQPVQRAIMAALPFLDALLPVGGAADLHALPRRLKTARR
- a CDS encoding Vgb family protein, coding for MKRSLTADHTDSPRRATRGWRTPALLLAASLLLASCGGTGAPSTGGVTPGTGGNVTPGALAVSVESVPVAGAFAQSGTLRVSGVSPAGVGAALAAGQAGAQLSVGTPVASGSDTLLPVTLGGAALASGGSVQLTVSAGTRQQTLTVTVLGSAAHPIPAGGAAGAAYFASAARTQGQQVLLRAPASADEASRHSLMRFDAADTTFTPVAFPVTGFETITSHAVSGTDVWAAVRGVSAEGSFLLRRGADGRTQRFLAGTVETLNNLLTLPDGRVAFTAYGQPQVLLLDPVSGAVSRVPTDGAPDSAALGADGLLYFTRRGDAPAVVQLNPASGQSRAFPVGTPGVSVPVHLNAAPDGTLWFTESRTGSLWNLDPVSGKQRSVTLPTGTNARAGEVAVAPDGTVWAADTARGDLLRVRPGDTRAVSIDLPAVTGGGPRALTVAASGTLWFETGGQLGQIR
- a CDS encoding ABC transporter permease subunit, which gives rise to MRNALLIAELSLREAVRKRLVSVLLLLTALFLGFYLYGIVRLEGTLDERSLEAGLDGRSLNGASNLPVIYSAMFGMYLVYFLGSLMAVLSTVGAVSGDIENGVMQSVIARPISRAQLVLGRWLGFSAVNLGYVALLSAGLLGGVYAITGYLPPAPLAATGLILLSTLLLTGLTVLGSTLFTTLANGIGVFVLYGVGFTGGILGSIGTFADTPTLTTLGRAANALMPTNALWLGASYHLQPEVALQISEASRGANPFFANAPIAAGLVVWAVALTVLAVLGGMYRFSRRDL
- a CDS encoding ABC transporter ATP-binding protein → MLKRVNAIETQELRKEYRGRAVVESLTLTVPPGEVFGFLGPNGAGKSTTVKMLLGLVHPTGGRVQVLGGSPHDPAVRARLGFLPEQFRFQTWMTAEEFLRFHGRLAGLKAAELSARIPQVLETVGLGGRGGENLGGYSKGMLQRAGLAGAILARPALVFLDEPTSALDPIGRVEVREIIERLRGEGTAVFLNSHLLSEVEQVCDRVAFVKQGRVLQQGSMRELMGGVLPLDVRVDHLPPGLLDTLSGLGELRHTDTNTPGRADVELWLDHEDAIPAVASAIHAAGARLYALNPRRPDLETMFLDLIEDTPDSSARTARLGQGAAHA
- a CDS encoding GGDEF domain-containing protein yields the protein MSASAPFDAGTLRLPENLPPELLRQWQSAADDRERAQALTGMARFMRDSSMRAAQQLGEAALELAMQAGAPEEATLALVGLGFVAAHLNQPDRSQESVARATELIHEHGLSHLRSSVVNVRALTQMLIGDMNSARQDLQEALSTAQQEGDPGDIGNALVNLGWLANSAGDPGEALHQLNLLEEHIHTLSDADIIHDLNNYLHENRAAAYVLLARRARDRGRPEAAEQAARQGLMVLRAATASLRTHPSLTTEVLCHAHESALHLLLGNLSGAQQAADRAAAMNSDLDQQLYIEVPMCLAELHEAQGDPAAALADYHRALSIVRSQKRHRDTQVILRAMAALHERAGQYPQALQVLRDALQDTQDALERVNTAAQRHLSLAHDLQQARQDASSWQDRLRHAETQARQDPLTGLLNRRGLEEGLPALTGNGDALLAALFLDIDHFKRVNDRHSHAGGDRALQGVAQVLRAQLTRWPHALLARYGGEEFVLITPVTDAAQAHALAEACRRAVAAHDWTALLPGTNLTASVGYAVEPGERLPEALSQADEHLYRAKRAGRNRVYPPSD
- a CDS encoding aldo/keto reductase family protein gives rise to the protein MEYRNLGKSGLKVSEVALGGWETYGVGVNEQQMVRDIVTAAYDGGVNFFDQADIYARGRSEELMGNVLRELPRHTLVISSKVYWPMSDDVNDRGLSRKHILHSIDGSLKRLGTDHLDVYFAHRYDPDVPMEEIVMAFDQVIRDGKALYWGTSMWPAARIAQAVEFARANGLHAPITEQPEYSMIRRDRVEKEILPYTETAGVGLVVWSPLAMGLLTGKYDDGKPEGARLTEKENWGKNFLTDENIQKVRDLKAIADDLNITRAQLALAWILRQKGVSSVITGATKVQQIEDTVKAAGVRLSSDVIEQIETILTR